TTTTACTCTTAGCAATTAGATCTTGAATTTGTTGAATTTGAATATCGGTACTTTTTAATTCGTTTACCACAGGGGCATTTTGAATTTCTACACTCCTAATTCTATTTTTAATAACATCAATTTCACCCAATACATCGTCCAGTTGCTTTTGTGTTCCGGCATTCTCATTGATTAAATTCTCTACACGATTTTTATTGGTAGTCGCCGTTTTTAGTTGTGCATTTAATACATTTATTTGAGACAATACACCTTTAGATTTTGAACCAATTACCATTTTAGAAACGCGAAGCTGTTCTTTTTTTAAATACAAAGCTAAGGTGTCTACATAACCTATAAATTGGTCTTTTTCTAGTGTAGCTCCTTCTTCTATGTCAAATTGCAATAACTTTCCATTATTTTCGGCTGATATGGTTATTTCAGTAGCCTCAAAATTTCCATAACCATCTGCTTTATCACTTTTATTACAGGAAATTAAAAAACCTATAATTACACTTAAGGCTGTTATTTTCTTTATGATTTTCATTTTATAGTTGTTTATGTTTATTTGTTATGTCTATAAACCTTTTGTAACCTGATAATTCGCTTTTGACATTAACAATAATGTTTGATGTGTACTTAAGTTATTTTCTGCCTCGTATAAATTGGTCAGTTCGGTTATATAGGCAGACGAGGTTATTACGCCTTGTTTTAATTGAGACGCTGCTGTTGCTAAAACCTTTTTACGTAATTCAATAATAGTTTGATCGGTAGCTATAAAAGTGGTTATTTTTTCAATTTCTGATTTTTGTTGTTCCAATTCAATAGTGGTGTTTAGTTTAAAAACTTCGGAAGTAGTGTCAATTATATCTTTATTGATTTTTATGGATTGTCTTTGTTTTTTATTGGCATTCCAATCAAATACATTCCAATTTAGTTTTAGTCCAACGATATAATACGATTGAAAAGAATTGTCAAGCATGTTTAAGCCTGGGTTTCCATATCCGCCTTGAGCGAAGCCAACTAATTTTGGGGCTTTTTGTTTCTTGGTAAGTACTTCTGTTTTATTGATTTGTTCTTTTCTAAGCTCAAAAAGATTTAACTCTGGTCTTTGAATAGTTGAATTAAAATCCAAGTTGTAAGATGGTTTTTCTAATTTGATAGTGTTATCCAGGTCCTTACCAATTAATGATGATAAAGTAGCAATTAATGAAGTCCGGTTGAGATCAGTTTCAAGCATCTGTTGTTCAATTTTTAAAATTTCAGCTTCAAGAACTTGGTCGGAGGCAGGCAATATAATTCCGTATTTAATTCCTGCTTTTATTTCTTTTAATTTGGCTTCTAATTGTTTTATTTTGGAGGTGAGTAATGCTGTTTTTTCCTGTAAGAGGATAATGGAAAAGTAGACTTGGTTTATTTTATTTTTTAAGGAATATAAACTGACAGCTACTTCTTTTTGTTGGGTTTTTAGATTTGCTTTTTTTAAGTCTATGGTAGCATTTACAATACCACCTGCATAAATTAATTGATTTACGTTTAACGAGGCTTTGTATTGATCTTTGTTTAAGGGTTCAACGGTGATGTTTGGAATTGAAAATGGGAATTCAATGACGTCAGATTGGTACGTAGCTTGTCCAGCTAAATCAATTGAAGGAAGTTTTTCTGTTTTAATGGTTTCAATGTCTAATGAGTTTTGTTTGGCCAATAACTCATGTTGTTTTGCTAATGGATAATTCGTAGTCACCAAATTATAACACTTTTCAAGAGAAATTTCTTCCTGTGCTAACATTGGAATAGTGAATAGTATAAGTAAAATGAGTGCTATGTTTTTCATTACTTCCGTTTTATTGCATTGATAATAAAATTTGAGACTTCCGTTTTACGTTCTTCCATTAAGTGATTAAAAGTGTTTTCGTCGGTATTTGTAATACTTTTGATTAATGGTTTGGCTAAAAAGGGAAAGATGTTCAAGGCTAAAATATTGATGAATAACTGCTCTGCTTTTATGGGTATAATAATTCCTTTTTTCACCTCTCTTTCAAGTTGTTTTTTAAACTTATCGATAGTTGGAAATCCAATCGTTTTCTGAACCTTTGAAATGAAGTCTGTATTTCTGTTGAGTTCTTGAAAAATAAAATTGGGTAAATATGG
The nucleotide sequence above comes from Aureibaculum algae. Encoded proteins:
- a CDS encoding HlyD family secretion protein — encoded protein: MKIIKKITALSVIIGFLISCNKSDKADGYGNFEATEITISAENNGKLLQFDIEEGATLEKDQFIGYVDTLALYLKKEQLRVSKMVIGSKSKGVLSQINVLNAQLKTATTNKNRVENLINENAGTQKQLDDVLGEIDVIKNRIRSVEIQNAPVVNELKSTDIQIQQIQDLIAKSKIINPIKGTVLTKYAEPNEITTFGKPLYKIANLQTMQLRVYVSETQLPTLKIGQKVTVKIDGEDTMKSYDGIISWIASEAEFTPKIIQTKEERVALVYAVKVDVSNDGSLKIGMPAEMWVQ
- a CDS encoding TolC family protein, coding for MKNIALILLILFTIPMLAQEEISLEKCYNLVTTNYPLAKQHELLAKQNSLDIETIKTEKLPSIDLAGQATYQSDVIEFPFSIPNITVEPLNKDQYKASLNVNQLIYAGGIVNATIDLKKANLKTQQKEVAVSLYSLKNKINQVYFSIILLQEKTALLTSKIKQLEAKLKEIKAGIKYGIILPASDQVLEAEILKIEQQMLETDLNRTSLIATLSSLIGKDLDNTIKLEKPSYNLDFNSTIQRPELNLFELRKEQINKTEVLTKKQKAPKLVGFAQGGYGNPGLNMLDNSFQSYYIVGLKLNWNVFDWNANKKQRQSIKINKDIIDTTSEVFKLNTTIELEQQKSEIEKITTFIATDQTIIELRKKVLATAASQLKQGVITSSAYITELTNLYEAENNLSTHQTLLLMSKANYQVTKGL
- a CDS encoding TetR/AcrR family transcriptional regulator, translating into MKLKTKDSNTETDILNAAEVIFQRKGLDGARMQEIADEAGINKALLHYYFRSKQLLFETVFHKAFSLIAPQIKSILDDNSSIEDKIKNFTHNYISFISEHPYLPNFIFQELNRNTDFISKVQKTIGFPTIDKFKKQLEREVKKGIIIPIKAEQLFINILALNIFPFLAKPLIKSITNTDENTFNHLMEERKTEVSNFIINAIKRK